Proteins encoded by one window of Methanobacterium sp.:
- the lon gene encoding endopeptidase La, with product MNEMNVNKELSVVVIPDTVLLHKTNMNLKIDKKTGGELYNRVARDDFYGIAVAVKEIEDESLYIDEDLYKTGTLIKINKVKQHKHFYHINVEIIERAKIEEFIPDGRNYRATYNLIPDIIDLDPQDQQEIIDNIKDLVSEISENFKGSKAYVEHVNKQKDLTKIIAYVFQYVRIPVPEKQELLEMRSLKEKSLKFLDILIEQKESIKLQMEMAAKFNEEMNKRNREVMLKEQLKAIKEELNEVEGGTGKKDYRELIEAANMPEDVKKVALEEVDKLERQGPHSSEENVIRNYLELLVNLPWGPSKVRDIDIEAARKLLDEQHYGLDKVKDRIIQHMTVMKLKQNKQGSILLLVGPPGTGKTSLGRSIAEALKRKYVRISLGGVKDESEIRGHRRTYLGALPGRIIQGMKRAGERNPVFILDEVDKLMASYSGDPASALLEVLDPEQNNTFSDHYLEVPYDLSDVFFIATANDIRGIPGPLRDRMEVIEIGSYTSHEKFHIARNHLVDLVLEDNGLDESQIQIEDDAIKAIIEKYTREAGVRGLKRQLSAVARVASEKIVLGKVELPYVIKEDMLYDILGHELIPYQQAGKNNPPGVVTGLAWTPVGGDILFIEGAFMPGTGKLTLTGQLGDVMKESAKISQSLIRSRLAFNMKHVEFDKKDLHIHVPSGAIPKDGPSAGVALLTTIASLVTGQEVDPKLAMTGEISLRGAVLPVGGIKEKVLAAHRAGIKRVILPKDNEKDLDDIPEDVKDELEFILVETVEDVIKETIGIELPKPMMIEMKTGPLRGAGA from the coding sequence ATGAATGAAATGAACGTTAATAAAGAATTATCTGTAGTAGTCATTCCAGATACTGTCTTATTACATAAAACTAACATGAATCTTAAAATTGATAAAAAAACTGGCGGCGAACTCTACAACAGGGTGGCCAGAGATGATTTCTACGGCATTGCCGTTGCTGTTAAGGAAATAGAAGATGAATCATTATACATAGATGAAGATTTATACAAAACAGGGACACTCATCAAAATTAACAAAGTCAAACAGCATAAGCATTTTTACCATATAAACGTTGAAATTATAGAAAGAGCAAAAATAGAAGAATTTATCCCTGATGGTAGAAATTACAGGGCAACCTACAACCTAATCCCTGATATAATTGATTTAGATCCACAGGATCAACAAGAAATAATCGATAATATAAAAGACTTAGTATCAGAAATCAGTGAAAACTTTAAAGGCTCAAAAGCTTATGTTGAACATGTAAATAAACAAAAGGACCTCACAAAGATTATTGCCTATGTATTCCAGTATGTAAGAATACCTGTTCCAGAAAAACAGGAATTACTGGAAATGCGTTCACTAAAAGAAAAAAGTCTAAAATTCCTGGACATTCTAATTGAACAAAAGGAATCAATAAAATTACAGATGGAGATGGCTGCTAAATTCAACGAAGAAATGAACAAAAGAAACAGAGAAGTCATGCTTAAAGAGCAGCTTAAAGCCATTAAAGAAGAATTAAATGAAGTAGAAGGAGGTACAGGTAAGAAAGATTACAGGGAATTAATTGAAGCAGCGAATATGCCCGAAGATGTTAAAAAAGTGGCATTAGAAGAAGTGGATAAGCTGGAAAGGCAGGGGCCTCACAGTTCAGAAGAAAATGTAATCAGAAACTATCTTGAACTGCTGGTAAACCTTCCATGGGGTCCAAGTAAAGTTAGAGACATAGATATCGAAGCTGCAAGGAAATTACTGGATGAACAGCACTATGGACTTGATAAAGTTAAAGATAGAATTATTCAGCACATGACAGTGATGAAGCTAAAACAAAACAAACAGGGATCTATCTTATTACTTGTAGGGCCTCCAGGAACAGGTAAAACAAGCTTAGGAAGAAGTATCGCTGAAGCACTGAAAAGAAAATATGTTAGAATTAGTCTTGGTGGTGTTAAAGACGAATCTGAAATTAGGGGGCACAGAAGAACCTACTTAGGTGCATTACCTGGCCGTATTATTCAGGGGATGAAACGTGCTGGTGAGAGAAATCCTGTATTCATCTTGGATGAAGTGGATAAACTAATGGCATCCTATAGTGGTGATCCAGCAAGCGCATTACTGGAAGTATTAGACCCTGAACAAAATAACACCTTTTCAGACCATTACTTAGAAGTTCCATACGATTTATCTGATGTATTCTTCATTGCAACAGCAAATGACATAAGAGGTATTCCAGGACCGCTGAGAGACCGTATGGAAGTCATTGAAATTGGTAGTTACACCAGCCATGAAAAATTCCATATTGCCAGAAATCACCTAGTAGACCTGGTACTTGAAGACAATGGATTAGATGAAAGCCAGATTCAAATTGAAGATGATGCAATAAAAGCCATTATCGAAAAATATACCAGAGAAGCAGGAGTAAGAGGACTTAAACGCCAGTTATCTGCGGTTGCCAGAGTTGCTTCAGAAAAAATCGTGCTGGGAAAAGTGGAATTACCATATGTAATTAAAGAAGATATGTTATATGACATTTTAGGTCATGAACTCATCCCATACCAGCAAGCAGGTAAAAACAACCCTCCAGGAGTTGTAACAGGTCTTGCATGGACACCTGTAGGTGGAGACATACTGTTCATTGAAGGTGCCTTCATGCCCGGAACAGGGAAATTAACCCTAACCGGTCAACTGGGCGATGTAATGAAAGAATCTGCAAAGATTTCACAGTCACTCATCCGCTCAAGGCTTGCCTTTAACATGAAACATGTTGAATTTGACAAAAAGGATTTACACATTCACGTTCCATCTGGTGCAATTCCAAAAGACGGACCATCTGCAGGAGTAGCGCTATTAACCACCATAGCATCTCTTGTAACCGGCCAAGAAGTGGATCCAAAGCTGGCAATGACCGGTGAAATCTCACTTAGAGGAGCAGTTTTACCAGTTGGCGGGATAAAAGAGAAAGTTCTTGCAGCCCATCGTGCTGGAATAAAACGTGTGATCCTGCCAAAAGATAATGAAAAGGATTTAGATGACATTCCAGAAGATGTCAAAGATGAATTAGAATTCATTCTGGTTGAAACTGTGGAAGATGTCATAAAAGAAACTATTGGCATTGAATTACCAAAGCCGATGATGATTGAAATGAAAACAGGCCCTTTAAGGGGTGCTGGAGCCTAA
- the hisF gene encoding imidazole glycerol phosphate synthase subunit HisF has protein sequence MKTVKIMPCLDMKEGRVVKGVHFVDLKDAGDPIENAALYQEEGADELAMLDIAATLENRKTRLEWVKGVSSVIDIPLTVGGGIATLEDIELTLDAGADKVSINSAAVKKPEIVKDAVKEFGSQYLTIAIDGCRNEKMPSGFEVVVAGGTKPAGIDAVQWAAECEEMGAGVILPTSMDGDGTQAGYDLEYTRAISDAVNLPVIASGGAGKLSDFYDAVEKGGAEILLAASVFHYRTFSVKQVKEYLHGKGIDVLR, from the coding sequence ATGAAAACAGTGAAAATAATGCCCTGCCTGGATATGAAGGAGGGGCGCGTTGTAAAAGGAGTTCATTTTGTAGATCTAAAAGATGCAGGAGACCCCATAGAAAATGCAGCCCTGTACCAGGAAGAAGGCGCTGACGAACTGGCCATGCTGGATATAGCTGCAACACTTGAAAACAGAAAAACCCGCCTTGAATGGGTGAAGGGAGTATCATCAGTCATCGATATACCACTAACTGTAGGTGGGGGAATCGCAACACTGGAAGATATTGAATTAACCCTGGATGCAGGTGCAGATAAGGTATCAATTAACAGTGCAGCAGTAAAAAAACCCGAAATAGTGAAAGATGCAGTTAAAGAATTCGGTTCTCAGTATTTAACCATTGCAATTGACGGATGCAGAAATGAAAAGATGCCCTCAGGATTTGAAGTTGTGGTTGCTGGAGGTACCAAACCTGCAGGAATAGATGCGGTCCAATGGGCCGCCGAGTGCGAAGAGATGGGTGCTGGAGTTATTCTACCTACAAGTATGGACGGCGATGGGACGCAGGCGGGCTACGACCTGGAATATACCAGAGCCATTTCTGATGCTGTTAATCTGCCGGTTATTGCATCTGGAGGTGCCGGAAAGCTTTCAGATTTTTATGATGCAGTAGAAAAAGGTGGAGCTGAAATACTACTTGCTGCTTCAGTCTTCCATTACCGTACTTTCAGCGTGAAGCAGGTTAAAGAATATTTACATGGTAAAGGAATTGATGTTTTACGTTGA
- a CDS encoding zinc ribbon domain-containing protein, which yields MVSNEEIKRRLELKRKGIEPDKKSSSDVYKPPIKSRTPVKLGTPNKKEISCPKCGAMNFESSKFCISCGNKLKKENKVEIKEIKSKSIICPDCQTENAENSRFCIGCGKYLKDTPAEVAEEDIKEITVNNEVEHEKSPEETDLLEVSQETDDNADEELDLSKDTKESYTELKKTDFFEEIKKAKELLDLGAITEEEYEKIKNSYLKQFE from the coding sequence ATGGTTTCAAATGAAGAAATAAAGAGAAGGCTTGAATTAAAAAGAAAAGGTATAGAACCAGATAAAAAATCATCTTCAGATGTTTATAAACCCCCCATAAAATCCAGAACCCCCGTGAAATTGGGAACACCAAATAAAAAGGAAATTTCTTGCCCCAAATGTGGAGCCATGAATTTTGAATCCTCTAAATTCTGTATTAGCTGTGGAAATAAATTAAAAAAAGAAAATAAAGTAGAGATAAAAGAAATTAAATCCAAATCAATTATTTGCCCTGACTGCCAGACTGAAAATGCGGAAAATTCCAGATTCTGCATTGGATGTGGAAAATACTTAAAGGATACTCCAGCCGAAGTAGCTGAAGAAGATATAAAAGAAATTACTGTAAATAACGAAGTTGAACATGAAAAATCTCCCGAAGAGACAGATTTATTAGAAGTATCCCAAGAAACTGATGATAATGCGGATGAAGAGCTGGATTTATCTAAAGATACTAAAGAGAGCTATACCGAACTTAAAAAAACAGATTTCTTTGAAGAAATAAAAAAAGCGAAAGAACTACTGGATTTGGGTGCGATTACAGAAGAAGAATATGAAAAAATTAAAAATAGCTATTTAAAACAGTTTGAATAA
- a CDS encoding TetR/AcrR family transcriptional regulator: protein MTDKTKQKIMDTALKIFAERGYTGATTKALAEEAGFSEMTLFRKFKSKENLFNMVLLQNREKIINDLDSIFIFEDIQDPRDFLKSFIEGVIDLIDRNFECISILVQGNPEIFPVMKGSNSIFFSKMGENMANLKIFQNSNIDLKFFAFNLITFSYFIVLDKYRGQNSLNRDELIKEFINCSAKYFELK, encoded by the coding sequence ATGACAGATAAAACTAAACAAAAAATAATGGACACTGCATTAAAAATTTTTGCAGAAAGAGGATATACCGGTGCAACAACCAAGGCTTTAGCTGAAGAAGCAGGTTTCAGCGAAATGACATTGTTCAGGAAATTTAAAAGCAAAGAAAATCTTTTTAACATGGTTCTCCTTCAAAACAGGGAGAAAATTATAAATGATCTTGATTCAATCTTCATATTTGAAGATATACAAGACCCGAGGGATTTCCTGAAATCCTTTATAGAAGGCGTTATTGATTTAATTGATAGGAATTTTGAATGTATTAGTATTTTAGTTCAGGGAAATCCAGAAATATTTCCAGTAATGAAGGGATCAAATAGTATTTTTTTCTCTAAAATGGGAGAAAATATGGCAAATTTAAAAATCTTTCAAAACAGCAATATAGATCTCAAATTTTTTGCCTTTAATTTAATTACTTTTTCCTATTTCATTGTTCTAGATAAATATAGGGGGCAAAATTCTCTTAACAGAGACGAATTGATAAAAGAATTCATTAATTGTTCTGCTAAATACTTTGAATTGAAATAA
- a CDS encoding GHMP kinase has protein sequence MFPIQLHDFLKKAEKEKALPKVIAYNRIDGPGSSLDLSEFQQTFWKLPDIPEKDDPRRKWTQTLPRTVGITIDTGTKIEAHPFDPDLIGVKSIEYKTEVSAVPGEVTPVKENWLLKILEIFNLKGVMFVLKNLREGIQSSGLGGSSTAAIGVCILANELAGRPFNNIQLISLASRIEQGFGVSITGTQEQSNVIFGGVTDYVWFPWGIPGRPDTGYGESLRFELIKPEDYNLLEDRTAIFHSGHPRRSSDVNLAWRNALLTETGYGLHSKKIKVAYEFREGLRLKKWDHVLESIDKYRKIRTKLCEDYMDSSRDMLERAKSCNCTAFPLGAGGGGGVLIFSPEPESLEKLREDLEGIYREIPFKIRSRGHEISNV, from the coding sequence GTGTTCCCAATTCAACTTCATGATTTCTTAAAAAAAGCCGAAAAGGAAAAGGCTTTGCCAAAAGTTATTGCCTATAACAGAATTGATGGTCCAGGATCCAGTTTAGATTTAAGCGAATTCCAGCAGACATTCTGGAAATTACCAGATATCCCCGAAAAAGATGATCCACGAAGAAAATGGACGCAAACTCTTCCAAGAACAGTGGGTATAACTATAGATACAGGAACTAAAATAGAGGCTCATCCATTTGACCCAGACCTTATAGGTGTAAAATCAATTGAATATAAAACAGAAGTCTCAGCAGTTCCAGGTGAAGTAACTCCAGTAAAAGAGAACTGGCTACTTAAAATACTTGAAATATTTAACCTTAAAGGAGTTATGTTTGTTTTAAAGAATCTGAGAGAAGGTATACAATCTTCAGGACTCGGGGGATCATCAACTGCAGCAATCGGCGTTTGTATACTTGCAAATGAATTAGCAGGACGCCCATTTAACAATATACAATTGATTTCTTTAGCTTCTCGTATTGAACAGGGTTTTGGAGTAAGTATCACAGGAACACAGGAACAGTCCAATGTTATTTTTGGGGGAGTAACTGATTATGTCTGGTTTCCATGGGGAATACCGGGACGTCCGGATACTGGTTACGGTGAATCTTTAAGATTTGAACTCATAAAACCAGAAGATTACAATCTTTTAGAGGATAGAACAGCTATTTTTCATTCTGGCCACCCTCGACGCAGTTCTGATGTGAATTTAGCATGGAGAAACGCCCTTCTAACTGAAACAGGATATGGATTACATTCTAAGAAAATTAAGGTGGCTTATGAGTTTCGGGAGGGATTAAGACTTAAAAAATGGGATCATGTCCTTGAATCAATAGATAAATACCGAAAAATACGAACAAAACTATGTGAAGATTACATGGATAGCTCCAGGGATATGCTGGAACGAGCTAAGAGCTGCAACTGCACAGCTTTCCCTTTGGGCGCTGGTGGAGGGGGAGGAGTCCTCATATTTTCTCCTGAACCCGAATCTCTAGAAAAATTACGTGAGGATCTTGAGGGTATTTACCGCGAAATACCATTTAAAATACGATCCAGAGGCCATGAAATTAGTAATGTATAG
- a CDS encoding metalloregulator ArsR/SmtB family transcription factor yields the protein MLRIKSEYCCDLSEELEELFKALSNINRLLLIYKMTSGELEKVSVTQMAQIMGLTQPAASQHLKILKTAKILRAEKKGNYIYYTFNKTEMINHKQKIDFLFGCVLSKCNKTEKSE from the coding sequence ATGTTGAGGATAAAATCTGAATATTGCTGTGATTTATCTGAAGAATTAGAAGAACTATTCAAGGCCCTCAGCAACATTAATCGCCTGTTATTAATTTATAAAATGACGTCAGGAGAATTAGAAAAGGTTAGTGTTACCCAAATGGCACAAATAATGGGGTTAACCCAGCCAGCAGCATCACAACATCTGAAAATACTGAAAACCGCAAAGATTCTCAGAGCAGAAAAAAAGGGCAACTACATTTACTACACATTCAACAAAACTGAAATGATAAATCACAAACAAAAGATTGATTTTTTATTTGGCTGCGTTTTATCCAAATGCAATAAAACTGAAAAGAGTGAATAA
- a CDS encoding cyclase — MHYVLVRHKIKDYDKWKRIYDENMENRKNNGSKGGHVLKGTDDPDEIVILFEWDDLDNARKFYRSEETRKRMEKAGVENPEIHYLEGIGKTTA; from the coding sequence ATGCATTATGTTCTTGTAAGACATAAAATTAAAGATTATGATAAATGGAAACGTATTTACGATGAAAACATGGAAAATCGTAAAAATAACGGTTCTAAAGGGGGTCATGTTCTTAAGGGAACAGATGATCCCGATGAAATTGTGATTTTATTTGAATGGGATGATCTGGATAATGCAAGGAAATTTTACAGATCAGAGGAAACACGAAAAAGAATGGAAAAAGCAGGAGTTGAAAATCCTGAAATCCACTATCTGGAAGGCATAGGAAAAACAACAGCCTAA
- a CDS encoding Xaa-Pro peptidase family protein: MNKVPLNELKNRMKCFRMQMDISNPDWEITAIFSKINQYYFTGTMQDGMLIIPRDGEATFWVRRSYQRALDESLFEKIEHMNSFRDAAKDTDKLPETVYLETEVVPLAFYKRFQKHFPFKNFKPADTTIAAVRAVKSEYELQLMRESGKIHQHVLEYIATGLFNEGMSEADLGAELYKIMVEEGHHGITRFGMFDTEMILGHVGFGDSSIYPTYFDGASGTRGLSPAVPLLGSRDRKLKKGDLVYIDIGCGVEGYNTDKTVTYMFGRSLPQYAIDAHKKCVEIQDEIASMLKPGSLPSEIYRSIMDNLDDDFKRNFMGFGKRRVKFLGHGIGLLIDELPVIAERFTEPLQEGMVFAIEPKRGIKDIGMVGIENTFIVTPKGGECITGNSKGLIPVF, from the coding sequence ATGAATAAAGTACCTTTAAATGAACTTAAAAACCGTATGAAATGTTTTAGGATGCAGATGGACATATCAAATCCTGATTGGGAAATTACGGCCATCTTCAGCAAAATAAATCAATATTATTTTACAGGGACCATGCAGGATGGGATGCTGATTATTCCCAGGGATGGTGAAGCAACATTTTGGGTACGGCGAAGTTATCAAAGAGCTCTGGATGAATCTTTATTTGAAAAAATAGAACATATGAACAGCTTCCGTGATGCAGCAAAAGATACAGATAAACTTCCAGAAACGGTATATCTTGAAACTGAAGTGGTTCCGCTGGCTTTTTATAAGAGATTCCAGAAACATTTCCCATTTAAGAATTTTAAACCAGCCGATACTACCATTGCTGCAGTCAGGGCTGTGAAAAGTGAATATGAGCTCCAATTAATGAGAGAATCCGGTAAGATCCATCAGCACGTGCTGGAGTATATTGCAACAGGATTATTTAATGAAGGAATGAGCGAAGCAGATTTGGGGGCTGAGCTTTATAAAATTATGGTGGAAGAAGGACATCACGGAATAACCCGTTTTGGTATGTTCGATACCGAGATGATACTTGGACATGTTGGTTTTGGTGATAGTTCAATTTATCCAACATATTTTGATGGTGCAAGCGGCACCAGAGGATTAAGTCCTGCTGTACCTCTTCTTGGAAGCCGCGACAGGAAACTGAAGAAGGGAGATCTTGTATATATTGATATTGGATGTGGAGTTGAAGGTTATAATACAGATAAAACCGTTACATACATGTTTGGGCGTTCCCTCCCCCAATATGCAATAGATGCCCACAAGAAGTGTGTGGAAATACAAGATGAAATTGCTTCCATGTTAAAACCCGGCTCTCTGCCTTCTGAGATTTACAGATCAATAATGGATAATCTTGATGATGACTTTAAAAGGAACTTTATGGGCTTCGGTAAACGTAGAGTTAAGTTTCTGGGCCACGGGATAGGTCTATTAATCGATGAACTTCCAGTAATAGCAGAAAGATTTACTGAACCGCTGCAAGAAGGGATGGTCTTTGCAATTGAACCTAAAAGAGGTATTAAAGACATTGGAATGGTTGGAATTGAAAATACGTTTATAGTAACTCCTAAAGGTGGAGAATGCATTACAGGAAACAGCAAAGGATTGATTCCTGTTTTTTAA
- a CDS encoding cyclase encodes MKHVLVIYEIEDYKKWKRIYDDNTANRKINGSKEAYIYRNEDNHLELAVIYSWDDLDNARKYFASEDFKNKMFAAGVHGEPEIRYIEEIERTIA; translated from the coding sequence ATGAAGCATGTGCTTGTAATATATGAGATTGAAGATTATAAAAAATGGAAGCGTATTTATGACGACAACACAGCTAATCGTAAAATTAATGGTTCTAAAGAAGCATACATCTATCGTAACGAAGATAATCACCTTGAATTAGCAGTCATATACAGCTGGGATGATCTGGATAACGCTCGAAAGTACTTCGCAAGTGAAGATTTCAAAAATAAAATGTTTGCTGCGGGGGTTCATGGAGAACCTGAAATTCGTTACATTGAAGAAATAGAAAGGACAATAGCTTAA